Proteins from one Desulfovermiculus halophilus DSM 18834 genomic window:
- a CDS encoding succinate--CoA ligase subunit alpha, with the protein MAILADKNTRVVVQGITGREATSFTKDMLDYGTKVVAGVTPGKKGQSVHGVPVYDTVHQAVREHQPDSSVISVPPPLVKGAVLEALDNGIKLIVVITERVPRRDTIEFLEVAREQGAQVIGPNTLGFISPEVVRLGMAGGPAVDVKKAYMPGSVGIASRSGGMTTEVANLLTTNGIGQSTCVGVGGDAVVGSNFIDLIKLFEEDSDTQAVVVFSEPGGVVEEKLAEYVVENRIQTPIVAYIAGRFVDDLPGVRFGHAATIVEGDKGSSKSKIAAFREAGIHVADLFSDIPKILKEQIKGV; encoded by the coding sequence ATGGCTATTTTAGCAGACAAAAATACTCGGGTCGTTGTGCAGGGTATTACAGGCAGGGAAGCGACCTCCTTTACTAAGGACATGCTTGATTACGGGACCAAGGTGGTGGCCGGAGTGACCCCTGGCAAAAAGGGGCAAAGCGTCCACGGCGTTCCGGTTTATGACACTGTACATCAGGCGGTACGCGAGCATCAGCCCGACTCATCTGTGATATCCGTTCCTCCGCCGCTGGTCAAAGGGGCGGTGCTGGAGGCCTTAGACAACGGCATCAAGCTTATTGTGGTCATTACCGAGCGGGTACCCAGGCGAGATACCATAGAGTTCCTGGAAGTTGCTAGGGAACAGGGGGCGCAGGTGATCGGCCCCAACACCTTGGGCTTTATATCTCCGGAAGTGGTTCGTTTGGGAATGGCTGGAGGTCCTGCCGTGGATGTCAAGAAGGCCTATATGCCCGGATCAGTGGGGATAGCCTCGCGAAGCGGAGGGATGACTACAGAGGTGGCTAACCTTCTGACCACCAATGGCATAGGTCAGAGCACGTGCGTTGGAGTAGGCGGGGACGCAGTTGTTGGATCGAACTTTATAGATCTGATCAAGCTCTTTGAAGAGGATTCGGATACTCAGGCAGTCGTGGTTTTCAGTGAGCCTGGTGGGGTGGTTGAAGAGAAGCTGGCTGAGTATGTTGTGGAGAATAGGATTCAAACCCCGATTGTAGCCTATATTGCCGGTCGGTTCGTGGACGATCTCCCTGGAGTGCGGTTTGGACACGCAGCGACCATTGTGGAAGGGGATAAGGGGAGCAGCAAAAGCAAGATCGCAGCCTTTCGGGAGGCCGGAATCCATGTTGCGGACTTGTTTTCGGACATACCCAAGATTCTCAAAGAACAGATCAAAGGGGTGTAA
- a CDS encoding HD domain-containing protein, with product MELNAVQKKIWSAVSELLADEQVASPDHVERMTNWCQNLAQRQDVDTEALTAGALVHDVGVTVDRKTHYSAGLGLARQILVQGGLKEEKIEPALHVMEAHSRYGGPEPETQEAQIAQDADALEYIGAVGIVRAVVRGLNDGSFSGRAADFAQYLRDLLNKVSPSFHTREAERYGQSRIAYMERFVQQLEHELRTEEET from the coding sequence ATGGAACTCAATGCGGTCCAAAAAAAGATCTGGTCCGCAGTCAGTGAGCTGTTGGCTGATGAACAGGTGGCCAGTCCAGATCACGTAGAACGGATGACAAACTGGTGCCAGAATCTAGCTCAAAGACAGGATGTGGATACAGAGGCCCTGACGGCTGGGGCCTTGGTTCACGATGTCGGGGTGACTGTGGACAGAAAGACGCACTACAGTGCTGGACTGGGGCTTGCCCGACAGATCCTGGTCCAAGGCGGGCTGAAAGAAGAAAAGATTGAACCTGCACTGCACGTTATGGAGGCACACAGCCGCTATGGAGGTCCGGAGCCGGAAACGCAGGAGGCTCAGATCGCCCAGGATGCGGATGCGCTGGAATACATCGGGGCGGTGGGGATTGTTCGGGCTGTAGTTCGTGGGCTCAACGACGGGTCCTTCAGTGGGAGGGCCGCGGACTTTGCTCAGTATCTGCGCGATCTGTTGAACAAGGTCAGCCCTTCCTTTCACACTCGCGAAGCGGAAAGGTATGGCCAGTCCAGAATCGCGTACATGGAGCGCTTTGTGCAACAACTGGAACATGAACTGCGTACCGAGGAGGAGACATGA
- a CDS encoding HpcH/HpaI aldolase/citrate lyase family protein: protein MTALEPVRSLLFVPGNREDRIDKALQSQADGVIIDLEDAVPLKLKDEARKIVKDKIQKNSDKKVFVRVNALDTEYIARDIEEIVVKGLGCIMVPKLEKPEDMHVIDAYLTQAEKEKGIEQGTIKIMPLIETALAVQNIFRIVTETSDHQRLFTVAFGAADFTLDMGIEMTFTAEEQIYPRSRIAVACCAAKISPPIDSPFMLDIKNIEALEADARRSRQLGFQGKLCIHPTQLEVCNTVYAPSENEVHFAQRVVDAFEEAENKGWAAIQVDGKFIDYPIVYRAKKIMRLAESIAQT, encoded by the coding sequence ATGACCGCCCTGGAACCTGTTCGAAGCTTACTGTTCGTTCCCGGCAATAGAGAGGATCGAATCGATAAGGCCCTGCAGTCCCAAGCGGATGGGGTGATCATTGATCTTGAAGACGCCGTACCTCTAAAGCTCAAAGATGAAGCCCGGAAAATCGTCAAGGACAAGATTCAAAAAAATAGCGACAAAAAGGTGTTTGTCCGGGTCAACGCTCTGGATACTGAGTATATTGCCAGAGATATCGAGGAAATAGTTGTTAAGGGCCTGGGCTGTATTATGGTCCCCAAGTTGGAAAAGCCGGAGGATATGCATGTGATTGATGCATATCTTACTCAGGCAGAGAAAGAAAAGGGCATAGAACAAGGCACCATCAAGATTATGCCCTTAATTGAAACTGCCTTGGCCGTACAGAATATTTTCCGAATCGTCACAGAAACATCCGATCATCAAAGGCTGTTCACGGTGGCCTTTGGTGCGGCGGACTTTACCCTGGATATGGGCATTGAGATGACCTTTACAGCTGAGGAGCAGATCTACCCCCGGTCCAGGATCGCGGTAGCGTGCTGCGCGGCGAAGATATCTCCGCCCATAGACTCGCCCTTTATGCTGGACATCAAGAATATTGAGGCCCTGGAAGCCGATGCACGACGTTCCAGGCAGCTGGGATTTCAGGGAAAGCTGTGCATCCATCCAACGCAGTTGGAGGTATGCAACACGGTTTACGCACCGAGTGAAAATGAAGTCCACTTTGCACAGCGAGTAGTTGATGCTTTTGAAGAGGCGGAAAACAAGGGATGGGCAGCAATTCAGGTTGACGGCAAGTTCATAGACTATCCTATTGTATATAGGGCGAAAAAAATTATGCGATTGGCCGAAAGTATTGCTCAAACATAA
- a CDS encoding 4Fe-4S dicluster domain-containing protein encodes MGIFINLRIDNTKCIGVEKCGQCINVCPVNIFKSDNDAVAIIEENEDECTLCERCLEECGQNAIEIIKLYA; translated from the coding sequence ATGGGTATCTTCATCAATCTACGGATAGACAACACGAAGTGCATTGGTGTGGAGAAATGCGGGCAGTGCATCAATGTGTGCCCGGTTAATATATTCAAGTCAGACAACGATGCAGTAGCCATAATAGAAGAAAATGAAGATGAATGCACATTATGCGAGAGATGTTTGGAGGAGTGCGGGCAGAATGCGATTGAGATAATAAAGCTCTACGCATAA
- a CDS encoding GntR family transcriptional regulator, which yields MQLDIGDIQFENAALGEKITDILTEAILEGKFKGGQQLIEQDLQKIFGVSRSPLREAFRVLEKRGLVHIIPRKGTFVKTITLKDIEDNFPVRARLEGLAAREAHARMNGKTMDDLQFELENMKFAAEHIEPKSFWRHHSVFHNVFIEASENQVLIDILYNLRMHSLWYQFSYQYYQEDLERAYRIHENIFQKLTDPHSARQEIEDIVRDHIEVAFSKFLRYLDAQGE from the coding sequence ATGCAGTTAGATATTGGTGATATCCAATTTGAAAATGCTGCCTTGGGTGAGAAGATTACAGATATACTCACCGAGGCCATACTTGAGGGCAAGTTCAAAGGGGGACAGCAGCTTATTGAGCAGGACCTGCAGAAGATCTTCGGGGTGAGCCGTTCTCCCCTTCGAGAAGCTTTTCGGGTCTTGGAAAAAAGAGGGCTCGTTCATATTATCCCCCGAAAGGGGACCTTTGTTAAGACCATCACACTCAAGGACATTGAAGACAACTTTCCGGTTCGGGCACGGCTGGAAGGACTGGCCGCGCGGGAAGCGCATGCAAGAATGAATGGCAAAACAATGGATGACCTGCAGTTTGAGCTCGAAAATATGAAATTCGCTGCAGAACATATTGAGCCCAAATCTTTTTGGCGCCATCACTCTGTATTTCACAATGTGTTCATTGAGGCCTCCGAAAACCAAGTCTTAATTGATATACTGTACAACTTGCGGATGCATAGCTTGTGGTATCAATTTTCGTACCAATATTATCAAGAAGACTTGGAACGGGCATACAGAATTCACGAAAATATTTTTCAAAAGTTAACAGATCCGCATAGTGCTAGACAAGAAATAGAAGATATCGTCCGTGACCATATAGAAGTCGCCTTCAGCAAGTTCCTGAGATACCTAGATGCTCAAGGGGAATAA
- a CDS encoding FAD-binding protein codes for MDKGLGMTNKFVFHDRISCDVLVAGAGGAGLRCVAEILEKRPDANIVVVTKVPHPQKSHTGTAQGGLAAVDPSDHTDSPLYHMFDTWKGSDCTADQDVVKQIVESAWDEILWLERRGMFYTRNEEGKLAKRTFGGHTIRFGESSAFRAVFESDRTGKGILDTMWGEAVKQGVEFYNQHLLTELVFDKGVCTGAVLFNQKDGRFLYVGAKATVLSTGGSGQVFRVTTNCRHNTGDGLGVVLQHGLPVMDPEAVQFHPTGVVGPGILASEALRGEGGILRNKDLEPYMERYAPKMKDLAPRDVVSRANEMEIREGRGILNPDHNIEHVWIDLRHLSDYVHDVKLKEISTFFQKFVNIDPKTQLAPVRPSNHYHMGGIPTTLHGEVQDSALNTIPGLYAIGECACASFHGFNRLATNSILELITMGRIVGNKVLENLKGATRRPEPSAEAGEHTFTKFSSYLSAKGSHNVDKLKSNMRNIMSDKVGVFRNEKDLSSALDTLRELQEDARAIHMECTSLIYNQELVQRWELDNLLAVSLVITQSALERRESRGAHTREDYPERDDAFNYHTLARISEPGAVELSKRSINMDIYESGGEYAEKFGFIARKY; via the coding sequence TTGGATAAAGGATTGGGTATGACAAACAAATTTGTTTTTCATGATCGAATTTCATGCGACGTTCTGGTTGCTGGGGCCGGCGGTGCTGGTCTGCGCTGTGTCGCGGAAATACTGGAGAAACGCCCGGATGCCAATATTGTTGTTGTCACAAAGGTGCCTCATCCCCAAAAGTCACATACAGGAACTGCTCAGGGCGGTCTAGCTGCTGTTGATCCCAGCGACCACACAGATTCTCCGCTGTATCACATGTTTGATACCTGGAAAGGTTCGGACTGTACTGCTGACCAAGACGTGGTCAAGCAGATTGTTGAGTCGGCCTGGGATGAAATCTTGTGGCTTGAGCGGCGGGGGATGTTTTATACCAGAAATGAAGAAGGCAAGCTGGCCAAGAGGACTTTTGGCGGGCATACCATTCGTTTTGGCGAGAGCTCCGCTTTCCGGGCGGTTTTCGAATCCGATCGGACAGGGAAGGGGATTTTGGACACCATGTGGGGAGAGGCGGTGAAGCAAGGTGTGGAGTTCTATAACCAGCATCTGCTGACCGAGCTGGTGTTTGACAAAGGAGTTTGCACTGGAGCTGTCCTCTTTAATCAAAAAGATGGGCGTTTCTTGTATGTAGGAGCAAAGGCCACGGTTTTGTCCACAGGCGGGAGCGGGCAGGTGTTTCGGGTGACCACAAACTGCCGGCATAATACAGGTGATGGTCTTGGCGTGGTATTGCAGCACGGGCTTCCGGTGATGGACCCGGAAGCTGTTCAGTTCCACCCTACTGGGGTTGTGGGACCGGGGATACTGGCCAGCGAAGCCTTGCGCGGAGAAGGAGGGATCCTTCGGAACAAGGATCTGGAACCATATATGGAGAGGTATGCGCCCAAAATGAAGGATCTGGCTCCGCGGGATGTGGTATCCCGGGCCAATGAAATGGAAATTCGCGAAGGGCGCGGCATCCTCAATCCTGATCATAATATCGAACATGTGTGGATAGACCTGCGCCATCTCTCGGATTACGTCCATGACGTCAAGCTAAAGGAAATTTCCACCTTCTTTCAAAAGTTTGTCAATATAGATCCCAAAACACAGCTGGCTCCAGTTCGGCCAAGCAATCACTACCACATGGGGGGTATCCCTACTACTTTGCACGGCGAGGTGCAGGATTCTGCGCTTAATACCATCCCTGGGCTCTACGCAATCGGCGAATGTGCCTGTGCAAGCTTTCACGGGTTTAACCGCCTGGCAACCAACTCGATCCTGGAGCTCATTACCATGGGCAGGATCGTAGGCAACAAGGTTTTGGAAAATCTGAAAGGAGCGACTCGGAGGCCAGAACCGTCTGCCGAAGCTGGAGAGCATACATTTACCAAGTTTTCGAGCTACTTAAGTGCCAAGGGGTCGCATAATGTGGACAAGCTAAAATCCAATATGCGCAACATAATGAGCGATAAGGTTGGAGTTTTTCGCAATGAAAAGGATCTATCCAGTGCACTAGATACCCTGCGTGAGCTTCAGGAGGATGCGCGGGCGATCCATATGGAATGCACATCCTTGATCTACAATCAGGAGCTTGTCCAACGTTGGGAGCTTGATAATCTGCTGGCGGTATCCTTGGTCATAACCCAGTCTGCTCTCGAACGGAGAGAGTCCAGAGGCGCGCATACCCGTGAAGATTACCCGGAAAGGGATGATGCTTTCAACTATCATACCTTGGCCCGGATCTCCGAGCCCGGAGCAGTTGAGCTGTCCAAGCGATCGATCAACATGGATATATATGAATCCGGCGGGGAGTATGCGGAGAAGTTCGGTTTTATTGCCCGAAAATACTAA
- a CDS encoding succinate dehydrogenase/fumarate reductase iron-sulfur subunit: MGLVDITLNIRRYDPDHDRTWWQEYAVTVGEIMRFVDVLRTINSELDPSLAWSSSCEHGQCGTCSILVNKSPVLACELLVQRAIERFETTHFQVEPLSIAPVLRDLVIDIEQAYSRVHEAKPYLIDPAPLREDESYSTLFPRSLEAFLDATRCINCFCCAQACLSSHHSFIGPNAAMASVVRLMDPRETAREERLKLLYSDRGIYRCHTSRACSFVCPKEIDVAHFLALAKQGSFDQDKNSKKG; the protein is encoded by the coding sequence ATGGGGCTTGTGGATATAACTTTGAATATACGCCGCTATGATCCGGATCACGACCGGACCTGGTGGCAAGAGTACGCTGTCACAGTCGGTGAGATAATGCGCTTTGTCGATGTGTTGCGGACGATAAACAGTGAGCTTGATCCCTCCTTGGCTTGGAGCTCCTCCTGTGAGCACGGGCAATGCGGGACCTGCTCGATTTTGGTCAACAAGTCTCCGGTACTGGCCTGCGAGCTCCTTGTCCAGCGGGCTATCGAAAGGTTCGAGACCACTCATTTTCAAGTCGAGCCTTTGTCAATTGCCCCAGTCCTTCGGGATTTAGTTATAGATATTGAGCAGGCCTATTCTCGAGTGCACGAGGCCAAGCCGTATCTTATTGATCCGGCACCATTGCGCGAAGATGAGTCCTACAGCACGCTCTTCCCCCGGAGCCTGGAGGCATTTCTTGATGCCACCCGGTGCATAAACTGTTTTTGCTGCGCCCAGGCCTGCCTTAGCAGCCATCACAGCTTTATCGGCCCCAATGCAGCAATGGCCAGTGTGGTGCGGCTCATGGATCCTCGGGAGACAGCACGTGAGGAACGGCTTAAGCTGCTATACAGCGATCGAGGCATTTACAGATGCCACACCTCTCGTGCCTGCTCCTTTGTCTGTCCCAAAGAGATTGATGTGGCCCACTTTCTGGCCCTGGCCAAGCAGGGAAGCTTTGACCAGGACAAAAATTCGAAGAAAGGATAG
- a CDS encoding MmgE/PrpD family protein has product MAELTKNIGKFIAGTRAEDIPAEHMEKAKTCILDCLGSALGGINDPASKHIVNYVRKYGGKSSSSIWGASYAADPASAALANGVIAHALDFDDYHEETVIHATSVCLPALLAVAEQRRLSGNDLLAALVVAIDVAVRLGKAFGSYHYELGWHSSSTAGRFGAVAGICNLLKLREEEVINALGICGTQAGGVRQVFGTMSKPLNVGKAAMDGVLSVFLAEDGFTSSRHIIEGELGMLTVFTEHAHEDEILRGLGSLWYIDQISLKPYPTCA; this is encoded by the coding sequence ATGGCTGAGCTCACCAAAAACATCGGCAAGTTTATTGCTGGAACCCGGGCCGAGGATATCCCGGCTGAGCACATGGAAAAGGCAAAGACATGCATTTTGGACTGCCTGGGAAGTGCCTTGGGAGGCATAAATGATCCGGCCAGCAAGCATATCGTCAACTATGTCCGCAAGTACGGCGGGAAGAGCTCGTCTTCAATCTGGGGGGCGTCCTATGCCGCTGATCCGGCCAGCGCGGCTCTGGCCAACGGAGTCATCGCTCATGCCCTTGATTTTGACGATTATCATGAGGAAACGGTTATTCATGCCACCTCGGTCTGTCTGCCGGCACTTTTGGCTGTGGCCGAGCAGAGACGATTAAGCGGGAATGATTTGCTCGCCGCTTTGGTTGTGGCCATTGATGTTGCCGTTCGTCTAGGGAAGGCCTTTGGCAGCTACCACTATGAGCTGGGCTGGCATTCGTCATCCACTGCCGGAAGATTCGGTGCTGTGGCCGGGATATGCAATCTGCTCAAGCTCAGGGAGGAAGAAGTTATCAACGCCTTGGGCATATGCGGTACTCAAGCTGGAGGTGTGCGCCAAGTCTTCGGAACAATGTCCAAGCCGTTAAATGTCGGCAAGGCGGCTATGGATGGGGTGCTTTCTGTTTTTCTGGCTGAGGACGGATTTACCAGCTCAAGGCATATCATCGAGGGAGAGCTAGGCATGCTCACGGTGTTCACCGAGCACGCCCATGAGGATGAAATCCTTCGCGGTCTTGGATCCTTGTGGTATATTGATCAAATAAGCCTCAAGCCGTATCCAACCTGCGCCTGA
- a CDS encoding MmgE/PrpD family protein translates to MGLLEEIHAERTPNLDQVTKIYIETGPVAFSSAGIQKPELGVEGKFSLWFLAALALAEGKVSLDKFTDQKVQDPGLQKLLSKVDAHLVRERKFGALVQVHLADGQKIEKSREHPKGSPENPLSFEEIEDKFSSTAAPHLSEKRAQGLIEQVRGLDQIMDASALARSLSS, encoded by the coding sequence ATAGGTCTCCTGGAGGAGATCCATGCAGAAAGGACCCCAAATCTTGATCAGGTCACCAAGATCTATATCGAGACAGGTCCAGTTGCATTTAGCTCGGCAGGGATACAAAAGCCTGAGCTCGGAGTTGAGGGGAAGTTTAGCCTGTGGTTTTTGGCCGCCTTGGCCCTTGCTGAAGGCAAGGTGTCTCTGGATAAGTTTACGGATCAAAAGGTACAAGATCCTGGCCTGCAAAAGCTTTTGTCTAAGGTGGATGCGCATCTGGTTCGAGAGCGGAAGTTCGGGGCATTGGTGCAAGTGCATCTTGCAGACGGGCAAAAGATTGAGAAGAGCCGGGAGCATCCCAAGGGCAGCCCGGAGAACCCCTTGAGCTTTGAGGAAATCGAGGACAAGTTCAGCAGCACGGCAGCCCCGCATCTGAGCGAGAAGCGAGCCCAAGGGCTGATTGAACAGGTGCGTGGCCTGGACCAGATCATGGATGCATCGGCATTGGCCCGCAGCTTGAGCAGTTAA
- a CDS encoding MmgE/PrpD family protein, with translation MGTTRTLAQLCTEIDFSGLSHEVVDRVAYLCVDFFGVAIRGAATESARCVQRAMAEVYDSSPKDMPVVGTDMQLNPSAAALTVGTAAHSLELDDVVNEASLHPGVAVFPAALCAAWMAKKDGQDLTAAVVAGYEVMVRLGKAVDPKAHYSQGFHPTGTCGTFGAAVAAAKVMGLDSEGITNALGIAGSQAAGSMEFLAAGAYTKRLHAGWAAMSGLNAALLAKQGFTGPDTILEGRHGFLHAYTTSPVPEYLLKDWGMRFEVLNTSIKPHACCRYKQSAIDGILYLKQKHSLAPEDIEEMRIGILEAGFSLVADPLETKQDPHSIVDAQFSMPFGAAVAIVKGRASLSEYTEKNLQDTQVKELMTKVHCVRDKALEADFPRKWPASVVIRTKDGQELTTWVDTPKGDPDNPLSWDELISKFNELSADYYAEEDKAGKVSRLQGLSDEQPDIDHLLKILSHRSSP, from the coding sequence ATGGGGACGACACGCACGCTTGCCCAACTGTGTACCGAAATCGATTTCAGCGGCTTGAGCCACGAGGTTGTCGATCGGGTAGCCTATCTCTGCGTAGACTTTTTTGGTGTTGCAATCAGGGGAGCGGCAACTGAGTCCGCTCGTTGTGTGCAGCGAGCCATGGCCGAGGTCTATGATTCGAGCCCAAAAGATATGCCGGTTGTGGGCACGGATATGCAGTTAAACCCATCGGCTGCTGCTCTGACCGTGGGCACGGCCGCTCACTCACTTGAACTGGATGATGTTGTCAATGAAGCCTCCCTTCATCCTGGGGTGGCGGTTTTCCCCGCGGCCTTGTGCGCAGCGTGGATGGCCAAAAAGGATGGACAGGATCTGACTGCGGCAGTCGTGGCCGGATATGAGGTCATGGTTCGCCTGGGGAAGGCTGTGGATCCCAAGGCCCACTACAGTCAAGGCTTTCACCCAACCGGGACCTGCGGCACTTTTGGAGCGGCTGTGGCCGCAGCCAAGGTTATGGGTTTGGATAGCGAGGGGATAACGAATGCCTTGGGGATTGCCGGAAGTCAAGCCGCCGGATCAATGGAGTTTCTGGCTGCCGGGGCCTATACCAAGAGGTTGCATGCCGGGTGGGCAGCCATGAGCGGGCTCAATGCTGCCCTGTTGGCCAAGCAGGGATTTACCGGACCGGACACTATTCTTGAGGGTCGGCATGGGTTTCTGCATGCCTATACTACCAGCCCGGTTCCGGAATATCTTCTGAAGGATTGGGGGATGAGGTTTGAAGTACTCAACACAAGCATCAAGCCCCACGCCTGTTGCCGATACAAGCAGTCGGCCATAGATGGCATATTATACTTGAAGCAAAAGCACAGCTTGGCACCTGAAGATATAGAGGAAATGCGGATCGGGATCCTGGAGGCTGGTTTTTCTCTGGTTGCAGATCCTTTGGAAACGAAACAAGACCCACACAGCATTGTCGATGCCCAGTTCAGCATGCCTTTTGGTGCGGCCGTAGCCATTGTCAAGGGCCGGGCCTCACTTTCTGAGTATACCGAAAAGAACTTGCAGGACACGCAGGTCAAGGAGCTGATGACCAAGGTGCACTGTGTGCGGGACAAGGCATTAGAAGCAGATTTTCCCAGGAAATGGCCGGCCTCAGTCGTTATCAGGACAAAGGACGGGCAGGAGCTAACGACGTGGGTCGACACTCCTAAAGGGGATCCGGACAATCCTCTGAGCTGGGACGAGCTTATTTCCAAGTTCAATGAGTTGAGTGCAGATTATTACGCAGAGGAGGACAAGGCCGGAAAGGTGTCTCGTCTGCAGGGGCTTAGCGATGAGCAGCCGGACATTGATCATCTGCTTAAGATTTTGAGCCATAGGAGCTCTCCATGA
- a CDS encoding NAD(P)-binding domain-containing protein: MKIGFVGLGKMGLPMAKRLLAAGYDLIVYDTNAEPIAKMQKHKAEVADSLDSLAQSATHIILMLPNSQVVQSVIKDSYGLLCSLTRLSPFRGCFSAKSQ; the protein is encoded by the coding sequence ATGAAAATTGGATTTGTCGGGCTGGGCAAGATGGGTTTGCCTATGGCCAAGAGACTGCTCGCCGCAGGCTATGACCTTATAGTATATGATACCAATGCAGAGCCTATTGCAAAAATGCAAAAGCACAAGGCCGAGGTTGCAGATTCATTGGATAGCTTGGCTCAAAGTGCAACGCATATAATTTTAATGCTTCCCAATAGTCAAGTAGTGCAAAGCGTGATAAAAGATAGTTATGGACTCCTTTGTTCTCTAACTCGACTTTCACCCTTTAGGGGGTGTTTTAGCGCCAAAAGTCAATAA
- a CDS encoding IS1634 family transposase has translation MAHVYKKIKKGRTYYYIRETARINGKPKVVNQIYLGTVEKIMEMALGQQQAGLGKIKVQEFGSLFLAHLIEKHIGVVDIIDSVIPPDPREKGPTLGEYFLYAAFNRMIEPRSKLGLAKWYENFAVHQIRPAETTALTSQRYWKKWDRVDQQAIEKISRIFFSKVNKVEPLDSGCFLFDTTNYFHYMDSKTPSELAVRGKNKDGKHWLRQIGLALLVSRTAQIPLFYREFEGNCHDSRLFNRLLQEIFTSLDALNQEKRDLTVVIDKGMNSEANMEAIDQQEGVDFITTYSPAFAEDLARKDLSFFSPVDTPKNRELVEKGCEDDQMVAWRTSGQYWGRPRTVVVTYNPRTAAKQRYSFERKLGRLQDGLFEIRSKVRAGKKQWSTQHQVQQRYKDLCESLYLPKDLYDIDFKVSNQRLQMYFRKNHYRISKYIARFGKNIIITTHHDWSTDDIVRASLDRYQVEHSFRQTKAGEFANLRPIWHWTDSKIRCHIFSCMIALTYLRLMTLWLNRAGVTLSADSTMQAMRNLSSCLCWPNGKRKPSRVIEEPNEEQTAILRAFGYKIENGVLQELSQ, from the coding sequence AGAAACCGCTCGAATCAACGGCAAGCCCAAGGTCGTCAACCAAATATACTTAGGCACCGTTGAAAAAATCATGGAGATGGCCCTTGGTCAGCAACAAGCTGGTCTGGGCAAGATCAAGGTCCAGGAGTTTGGGTCGCTTTTCCTGGCCCATCTTATCGAAAAACATATTGGTGTTGTCGATATCATTGACTCGGTCATTCCACCTGACCCCAGAGAGAAAGGTCCCACATTGGGCGAATATTTTCTCTATGCCGCTTTCAACCGGATGATCGAGCCTCGGTCAAAGCTGGGCCTGGCCAAGTGGTATGAAAACTTTGCTGTTCATCAGATCCGGCCTGCTGAGACTACTGCCCTGACCTCGCAGCGGTACTGGAAGAAATGGGACCGAGTCGATCAGCAAGCGATTGAAAAGATCTCCAGGATTTTCTTCAGCAAGGTCAACAAGGTGGAACCTCTTGATTCAGGCTGTTTTTTATTTGATACCACCAACTACTTCCATTACATGGATAGCAAAACACCGTCTGAACTCGCTGTCCGCGGCAAAAACAAGGATGGCAAGCACTGGCTCAGACAAATCGGGCTCGCTCTTCTGGTCTCTCGAACTGCCCAGATCCCTTTGTTTTACCGCGAGTTCGAGGGCAACTGCCACGACTCAAGGCTCTTCAACAGGCTTTTGCAGGAGATCTTTACCTCGCTTGATGCCCTGAACCAGGAAAAACGGGACCTCACCGTGGTCATAGACAAAGGCATGAACTCCGAGGCCAATATGGAGGCCATCGACCAGCAAGAGGGCGTTGATTTCATCACCACCTATTCCCCAGCCTTTGCGGAAGATTTGGCGCGCAAGGATCTCAGCTTTTTCAGCCCGGTGGACACGCCAAAGAACAGAGAGCTCGTTGAAAAAGGATGTGAAGACGATCAGATGGTGGCCTGGAGGACAAGCGGCCAGTACTGGGGCCGACCTCGCACTGTCGTGGTCACCTACAATCCTCGCACAGCGGCCAAACAGAGATACAGCTTCGAGAGAAAATTGGGGCGCCTCCAGGACGGCCTCTTTGAAATCAGGTCCAAGGTCAGGGCCGGGAAGAAGCAGTGGTCCACGCAGCATCAAGTTCAGCAGCGCTACAAAGACCTTTGCGAATCACTTTATCTCCCAAAAGACCTCTACGACATCGATTTCAAGGTCTCGAACCAGCGCCTTCAGATGTATTTTCGGAAGAATCATTACCGGATCAGCAAGTATATCGCCAGGTTTGGCAAAAACATTATCATCACTACGCACCATGACTGGTCCACTGACGATATTGTTCGGGCCAGCCTTGACCGGTATCAGGTCGAGCACTCCTTTCGCCAGACAAAAGCTGGAGAGTTCGCAAATCTTCGACCTATTTGGCACTGGACGGACTCAAAGATCCGCTGCCATATCTTTTCTTGCATGATTGCATTGACTTATCTGAGGTTGATGACCCTTTGGCTGAATCGAGCAGGGGTGACGTTATCAGCCGACAGCACGATGCAGGCCATGCGTAATCTCTCAAGCTGTCTCTGCTGGCCAAATGGGAAAAGAAAGCCATCTCGCGTGATCGAAGAACCGAATGAGGAACAGACAGCGATATTGCGAGCTTTTGGCTACAAAATAGAAAATGGGGTCCTACAGGAATTGAGCCAATAA